The following are from one region of the Candidatus Abyssobacteria bacterium SURF_5 genome:
- a CDS encoding 4Fe-4S dicluster domain-containing protein yields the protein MKSLIICFSQTGNTRKTAERIRLGIMKVSGHCELINFRDVEAHRLEEYELVGLGCPVFYYQEPFNIRDFLRNLPPQAGRQWFVFCTHGSVMGNALNLVIGRLREKGALVIGFHDTYADGTLPFYPYPTLTTGHPDELDLKEAEEFGVAVAERSRRVSEGVTSLIPSPDEVPEDWVRTAEFLSLEFLGQSMPKLTINPDRCTHCGTCASECPVSGIDTEAEPPRIQQPCIYCYYCAKICPTLAIEADWEQLVQMAPQNYARYREALDDAVAKGKFRWLVSPDSMDFGNPLYKQREKEMKTAHGEA from the coding sequence ATGAAGAGTTTGATCATTTGTTTTTCGCAGACCGGCAATACCAGGAAAACGGCCGAACGTATCCGCTTGGGGATTATGAAGGTCAGCGGCCATTGCGAATTGATCAATTTTCGGGATGTCGAAGCGCATCGACTGGAAGAGTATGAGCTGGTCGGGCTGGGATGTCCGGTTTTCTATTATCAGGAGCCGTTCAATATCCGCGATTTCTTGCGGAACCTGCCTCCCCAAGCTGGCCGGCAGTGGTTCGTGTTCTGCACACATGGGTCGGTGATGGGGAACGCCCTCAACCTGGTGATTGGGCGCCTGCGGGAAAAGGGGGCTCTTGTGATCGGCTTCCACGACACCTACGCTGATGGCACGCTTCCGTTTTATCCGTATCCCACCTTGACCACCGGGCATCCGGATGAACTCGATCTGAAGGAAGCCGAGGAATTCGGCGTGGCCGTTGCGGAGAGGAGCCGGCGAGTCAGCGAAGGCGTCACAAGCCTGATTCCCAGTCCTGACGAGGTTCCGGAGGATTGGGTGCGGACGGCGGAGTTCCTGAGCCTTGAATTTCTGGGGCAGTCAATGCCGAAGCTGACTATCAATCCCGATAGATGCACGCACTGTGGCACGTGCGCAAGCGAATGTCCGGTGAGCGGAATTGACACCGAGGCAGAGCCTCCTCGAATTCAGCAGCCGTGTATTTACTGCTACTACTGCGCGAAAATCTGCCCGACTCTTGCCATAGAAGCTGACTGGGAGCAATTGGTTCAGATGGCGCCACAGAATTACGCCCGTTATCGAGAAGCGCTTGATGACGCGGTGGCCAAGGGGAAATTCCGGTGGCTGGTTTCGCCCGACTCGATGGATTTTGGGAATCCTCTCTACAAACAGAGAGAGAAAGAAATGAAAACTGCACACGGCGAAGCGTAA
- the cysE gene encoding serine O-acetyltransferase yields the protein MSILRTFQTDIRAVFERDPAARSTFEVVFCYPGFHALQFHRIAHWLWNRRLKLFGRLISQLARFLTGIEIHPGATIGSGFFIDHGMGVVIGETAEVGNNVTLYHGVTLGGTSWKKEKRHPTIGDNVIIGAGASVLGPIRVGENARVGSGSVVIEDVPPNTTVVGIPGKVVYGKRTDILSAVDLEHGNLPDPTSEAIRCLLDMIHDLQREVRELRSDTNSALKSDSTLRPS from the coding sequence ATGTCCATTCTGCGAACGTTTCAGACCGATATAAGGGCTGTCTTTGAGCGTGATCCGGCGGCCCGGAGCACGTTTGAAGTCGTGTTCTGCTATCCCGGCTTTCACGCATTGCAGTTCCACCGCATTGCGCACTGGCTGTGGAATCGCCGCCTCAAGCTTTTTGGCCGACTAATCTCGCAACTGGCAAGGTTTCTCACCGGCATTGAAATTCATCCCGGAGCTACTATCGGCTCCGGTTTCTTCATCGATCACGGCATGGGTGTCGTCATCGGAGAAACGGCGGAAGTCGGCAATAATGTCACCCTCTACCATGGCGTTACGCTCGGAGGCACGAGCTGGAAGAAGGAAAAAAGACACCCCACGATCGGCGACAATGTGATCATAGGCGCCGGTGCCTCAGTACTGGGACCCATTCGAGTGGGCGAGAACGCGCGAGTCGGTTCGGGCTCTGTTGTTATCGAGGACGTCCCGCCAAATACGACCGTCGTCGGGATTCCCGGAAAAGTCGTTTACGGAAAACGAACCGACATTCTCAGCGCTGTTGATCTCGAACATGGGAACCTGCCGGACCCGACCTCCGAAGCCATCCGGTGTCTGCTCGATATGATCCATGATCTCCAGCGGGAAGTCCGCGAGTTGAGGTCAGACACGAACTCCGCCCTCAAAAGCGACTCGACGCTCCGTCCGTCTTAG
- a CDS encoding GGDEF domain-containing protein: MIQEVQIKKLLMRSSKLPTIPAVARQLLSISEWETADLNQVAEIISADISLVSRILRIVNSPFYGFPHKISTISQALVVLGVRATRSLTLSFSLLQMSSAGGGGKFNYAGFWTRSLNTAVAAREFAQAAGLRDMEEAFVSGLLQDIGVLVIGHCAPREYALISRESPDQLAPPLAVERRHLGTDHVELAKHLFEEWKLPHSLLIPVLYHHEPQGLTSTDPQTMLSINIQYFAGRMGEWLYATHKNGNSFDGLSELALEYFGISQLEFEALMRRIDCRVSEMSELFEVNDTRPTTYANLLEQANQELGRIVHEQERLLRDLEAAKLEAKKLAEQLREANLKLVSESRKDGLTDLANRRHCEEFLDKELKRSLRYGHPISVLFIDIDNFKSINDRWGHLAGDANIKQFAGILKESVRANDLVARYGGEEFLVILVESSSSEAVVAAERIRQAVEQTPFFREDSAVPLFLTASIGIASWMPGDEQIDMRALLGKADEAMYQAKRAGKNCVSVLDANS, encoded by the coding sequence ATGATTCAAGAAGTTCAGATCAAGAAATTACTGATGCGATCCTCAAAACTGCCTACAATTCCCGCTGTGGCGAGACAACTGCTCTCTATTAGTGAATGGGAAACCGCCGATCTGAATCAGGTGGCCGAGATAATCAGCGCCGACATCTCCCTTGTCTCCAGAATTCTGAGGATTGTTAACTCTCCTTTTTATGGTTTTCCCCATAAAATCAGCACAATCTCGCAAGCATTGGTGGTGCTTGGTGTCCGTGCAACCCGGTCATTGACGCTGAGTTTCTCGCTTTTACAGATGTCGTCGGCGGGTGGGGGTGGCAAATTCAATTATGCCGGTTTCTGGACTCGCTCGTTAAACACGGCCGTCGCGGCGCGCGAGTTTGCGCAGGCGGCGGGGTTGCGAGACATGGAGGAAGCTTTTGTGTCGGGCCTTCTTCAGGATATTGGGGTTCTGGTAATTGGGCATTGCGCCCCCAGGGAATACGCTCTCATCTCAAGAGAATCGCCCGACCAACTGGCTCCGCCATTGGCGGTGGAGAGAAGACATCTCGGGACTGACCACGTGGAACTCGCAAAACACCTGTTTGAGGAATGGAAACTCCCTCATTCACTTCTGATCCCCGTCCTGTACCACCACGAGCCACAGGGCCTGACCTCGACCGATCCGCAGACGATGCTCTCGATAAACATCCAATATTTTGCGGGGAGGATGGGAGAGTGGCTGTACGCGACCCACAAGAATGGGAATTCATTCGACGGGTTAAGCGAGTTGGCCCTCGAGTATTTCGGGATTAGTCAGCTTGAGTTTGAGGCTTTGATGCGGCGGATCGATTGCCGCGTGAGCGAGATGTCGGAACTCTTTGAGGTGAATGACACCCGCCCCACCACATATGCAAACCTGCTCGAACAGGCGAACCAGGAGCTTGGTCGTATTGTCCATGAACAGGAGCGGTTGCTGAGGGATTTGGAGGCGGCAAAACTGGAGGCAAAGAAGCTGGCCGAACAGTTGCGGGAAGCGAACCTGAAGCTGGTGAGCGAATCGAGAAAAGACGGCCTCACAGACCTGGCAAATCGGCGCCATTGTGAAGAATTTCTGGATAAAGAACTCAAACGTTCATTGCGCTACGGCCACCCGATCTCCGTCCTCTTCATAGATATCGACAATTTCAAGTCGATCAACGACCGATGGGGACATCTCGCGGGAGACGCCAATATCAAGCAGTTCGCTGGAATCCTGAAGGAGTCCGTTCGTGCAAACGACCTCGTGGCGCGCTATGGGGGAGAGGAATTTCTTGTGATACTCGTGGAGAGCTCGAGCTCCGAGGCTGTTGTCGCCGCCGAACGCATTCGGCAGGCCGTTGAACAGACTCCTTTTTTCCGGGAGGATTCCGCTGTTCCCCTGTTCCTCACCGCAAGCATCGGTATTGCGAGCTGGATGCCTGGGGACGAACAGATTGATATGCGAGCACTGTTGGGAAAGGCCGATGAGGCCATGTATCAGGCAAAGCGGGCCGGAAAAAACTGCGTCTCCGTCCTCGATGCCAATTCGTAG